Genomic segment of Scyliorhinus torazame isolate Kashiwa2021f chromosome 7, sScyTor2.1, whole genome shotgun sequence:
AATCCGAGGACTGTCACTGCTGGATTCATTTATCAGGTTGAACTGTAATCCCCTTTGGGCGCCAGTCTCGTCGTCTTCCAGCGGTTTGGAAGGTTTTGGAGGTTTGTTCTTCTTGATTTTGTGCTTGATGTTTTTATTGGTCTGTTTTGGAGTGTATAGATCCTTGCTCTCTTTCTTACCAGCCTGATAGCCACTCTTGGCTTCCTTCTGTCTGCAATAGCGAATCAACACCACAATCACAATCACTAGTATGACTGCAATAATCCCAGCGATGACGCCAAACAAGACGTTGCTTCGTTGCTTACTCTTCTCGTACTCAGGATCTCCTGCAATATCCACGTCAAGTGGTGTATTGAGGCTGTGGCCCACCAAAGCCTCCACAAGGCTAACGTTTACCATTGTATCATTCACATATATGTGCACTAGGGCCGTAGCAAAGCGAGCTGGTGTCCCCCCATCTGTCACCCTAACCACAAGCCGGTGCAACCCATAGTGCCTCCGCAAAATTTCCTTCTCCAGGGTCACGCTTCCTCCAGGGGAGACCTGGAAGAGGTCAAATGGGTTTCCACCTACGATACTGTACGTCAAGTTAGCATTGGCTCCAATGTCCATGTCTTCAGCCTTTACCTGATCCACTTGTGCCCCGATGGTAGTGAGGGGATTCATATGCTGGAAGGTTGAATTGGAAGGTTGGGTGATGAAGGGAGTGTTGTCATTTTCATCTAAAACATTGATGGTCACACTGACGTACGCAGACCTCGGCGGTGTTCCACCATCTACTGCCTTCAATTGGAAGGTGTAGGTACTTTGCCGCTCTCGGTCAAAAGAGACACGGGAAAGAATAGTGCCTGTACCATTTTGTATCTCAAACTCACCATTGTCAGGATCCACAAACAAAGTTACTTGGGCATTCATGTCCTTATCTGCATCCGTCACAGTTACCATGCCGACCGGACTAGATGGAGGCAGATTTTCTCGTACTGAGAAACTGTAGCTATTCAGCATGAATTTCGGGTCATTATCGTTTTCATCCAGAACATTGACTACCACTGTGGCTGTTCCCTTAAGGCTTGGGGTGCCTTTGTCTGCGGCAGCTACCTTGAACTCGTAATGCTCCTGTTCCTCGCGGTCAAGGATGGAGTTGACCCTAATCTCTCCAGTGTCTGGATTGATGTCAAACAAGCCCTGGGTGGAGGAGTCTGGGTGCAGAGAATAGGTCAGTTCTGCATTGCTGCCACTGTCAGCGTCTGTAGCCTCCACTTTGACAATGGTGTTGTAAGGCTGGTTGTTTTCATGGAGAGAGACGCGGATAACGTTTTGCGTGAACACTGGAGCGTTGTCATTCACATCCACCACCTGCACTTTTAACGTGTTGCTGCTGGATAGAGGTGGATTGCCCGAATCGACTGCCACAATCTCGATCAGGTATTCCTGGACAGATTCGTAATCCAAAGGGGTGGTGGTCTGCAGGAAGAATTTCTTctttctctcactgctggacccgcTGGCGGGTTTCAGCTGGAAGGGCACATCCCCGGCGACAATGCAAGTGACGGCCGCATTCTCACCTTCATCCCGGTCTGAAACCTGGACCACCGCCACCGGGGAATCGATGGATACGTCCTCATCAATGTTGGCCACCCCATCCTTGTGGGTGACCAGCCCAATGCCTCGGATCTCGATACTGGGGGCATTATCGTTCTTGTCCCTGACAGTGATGATCACTGCAGCCCTGTCCTGTTTGGGGATGGGAGCCTTGTCTTTGGCATGGACAAAGAATTTAAATTGGCTGACCTGCTCACGGTCCACAGGCCTTTGCACGGTGATCCAGCCGCTGCTCTTATCCAGGCGCAGTAACCGCCGGGCACTCTCGGCTGCCTGGGCAAAGGTGTACTCGATCTGGGAGTTGTCACCCAGGTCCAAGTCAGTGGCCCGCACCTGGAGGATGGAGGTGCCAACTGGGCTGTTCTCTTCCACTGTGCCCTCGTAACTGGACCTCTCAAACTTGGGGGCATTGTCGTTAATGTCCAACACGGCGATGCGGAGGATGGCAGTGCTGGTGCGGGGGGGTTTGCCCCCGTCAACCACTCGGATGGTCAGGTCGTAGGTATCCCGCTGCTCCCTATCCAAACGGCCAGTCACGATCAGCTGTGGAAGCTTCTCCCCGTGTTCCTCAGCCACCTGCAAGCTGAAGAGCCCGTGAGTTTCGGTGCCAAGGACCTCGTAGCTGGCCACTCCATTAGTGCCAGCGTCCCGGTCAGTGGCAGTGGGGATATTGACGATGGTGCCCGCATTGGTGTGTTCAGGGATGGATATGGAAATGACGGGAGAGCTGAAACTGGGAGTGTTGTCATTGATGTCCACGATAAGGACCTTTCCCTCCACCAGCACCGGGACTGTGTAGTAAAGAGTGTCCGTCACCGAAATCTCAAACTCCAGGAAACACTCCATGGGGCTTTCACAGGACATGTCCTCCCTGTCGATGGGGGTCTCGGTAGTGTACAGGTTGCCCCCTGTCTCGTCCACCCGCAGGAAAGGCTTGCCAATCTCCAGTTTGAAGAGTCTGTTATTCTTCTCCAAGCCCAGGGTCTCCCCTGGGTTCCCGATCAAGGTGTTGGGGGGCTGTTCCTCGGGGAGAGAGAATTTCACTGAGTTCTGTGCCCGGCACACAGGAAGGggccacaggaacagaaggagccaCAGCAAAGTGGGGACGCAGGGTAAATCCATGAGCTTCAGCGAGGACAGTCCGAGCTGGGgacagagtggggagggagagatttCAAATCAGCAAGAAAAGTGAATCCTTAAAAAAACAACCCCCCATTTCTCAATTGTTCCTGTTTAAACACTTTTGAGAGCCCGATTTGACCCTGAACATTACATTAGCCGACCGACACTGGCATTAACTTTaaacagcagagacacacacacacacagacacagacacacacacacagacagacacacacacagtcaggcacacacacacacacagacaggcacacacacagtcagacacacacacacacacacacacacacagtcacacacacagacagacacacacacacagtcagacacacacacacacagacaggcacacacacagtcagacacacacgcacacacagacagacacacacacacagtcagacacacacacacacagacagacacacacacacacagtcacacacacagacagacacacacacacagtcacacacacagacagacacacacacagtcagacacacacacacacagacaggcacacacacagtcacacacacagacagacacacacacagtcagacacagacacacacacagacagacacacacacagacacacacacacacagacacacacagtcacacacacagacagacacccacacagtcagacacacacacacacacagacaggcacacacacagtcacacacacagtcagacacacacacacacagacagacacacagtcaaacacacacacgcacacagacaggcacacagagacacacagacagacacacacacagtcacacacacagacacacacacagtcacacacacagacagacagacacacacacacagacagacacacagtcaaacacacacacgcacacagacagacacacacacagtcagacacacgcacacacagacagacacacagtcacacacacacacgcacacagacagacacacacacagtcagacacacacacacacagacagacacagtcaaacacacacgcacacagacaggcacacagagacacacagacagacacacacacacagtcacacacacacacagatgcacacgcacacagtcacacacagacagacacacacacacagtcacacacacacacagaggcacacacacacagtcacactcagacaggcacacacacacagacacacagtcacacacacacacacgggaaccAGACCCTCTATTTCTACTGCTGAATATATTCCAGGAGTTTACAAAGCAAGCTGTAAAATAGACTGGATCCGGCAGAGAGATTGTTGGAGATTCTCAAGCTCAGAGCCAGAGGGGGGTCAGAGAAACCCCCTTTCAGTGAAATGCCCTGTGTGGCAACGGCCTCCCCAGCGCCGCAGACTGGGAACTCACTGCGAGATCACAGGAAAGGCAGCAGCAACATCACCACCAATCTCCCAGCCTCTTGGGAGACAGACTTCccgagtgtctgagctgggggtatgtgtgtgtgtgtgtgtgttggggggtgggggggggggcacagagagagagagagagagacacacacacacacacaggagagagagaaagacagaggggaACACAGACTGAAACAGGAAGAGAGAATCAGAGACACGgagcgaaagagggaggaagagaaATGAggtggacagcgagggagagaggcaggggtggacacagggggagagagacagagggagacagaaagagagagagggacacagggagacagagagagagagagacagagagagggagacacagagggagagagatgcagaaggagagagacagagatatacagagagagggggagaaacagagagagacagagggagagagggcagggagacagagagagagggacaggcagagggagagactcagagagagagatatacagaaagagggagagagacagagggagagagagacacaggagagagacagaggtgtagacacagagggagagagacagagagagggagagacacagagggagagacagagagagggacagaggtgtagacacagagggagagagacagagagagggagacccagagggagagagacagagagagggacagaggtgtagacacagagggagagagacagagagagggaaacccagagggagagagacagagagagggacagaggtgcagagacagagggagagagacagagagagaggcagaggtgtagacacagagggagagagacagagagagttagagggagagagacggagggagcgaGCTGCAGTATGTGTTCCACAGGCTGGGGACAGAGGGGGTGGTTCCGCCAACACCGAGCGATGGAGGCGAGGGAGTCGGCAGGTTACATTCCAAAAAATAAACCCGACAAGTTATTGATAAAGCTGTCATACATTCCTACCTGGAGAGTAGAGTACACAATATCTCCCAGTCTGCAAATCGAAGCTGTGTGAAACACCTCACACTTCTTGCTGATTTCCCCTTAACCCGACCGAGGTTTTGGAACCAATTCCTATTGcagaccaactcccagctcccagcATTTAACAGCAGCTCTCCCTCTGCAAGTAGCAGCTTCGCGATTGAATGTAGCCGCTTTCACAAAACTGGCTGCAGCTTGAGACAGGCTGCGATGTGCCCAGCAACTAAACCAAATCGCTCCATCGGAGGTGCCAGCCTTTCAACACAATCCCAAATAAACTGCTTATTGCAACCTGCAAATACTGCTTACCTCACTCACTGTGATTCAGCTGCACTGTGCctgccagtgtgtctgtgtgtgtgtgtctccctctctctctgtctctctcctccctctATCTCCTTCATTCTTCCCAATAAAACTGAGTCAGTCTCGCAGTCCGCCCTGCGCGTCACACACATTAACTAACTCAGCCTCATCTaacccagggagagtgagggaggggtgtgtgtgagagagagatgggggggggggggggggggggggggatgattcacCCGAGTCAATAGCCACACTTGTTTTCAATAATAAACTCTCTCCCTGCATAGACACAAATAACAGCGGGGGGAGCCAGCAATTTCAAAGCCAGCCCTTCACAAAACAACTGACAATTGCTGAGCAAATTGAGAATTCAAACAGACCCAATTCATCAAAATTACGCTGATCGCCCCTTTTACAAAACTGGATTTAGAAAAATCTGTGATGAGCAACACGCTGGCTGTGGTTTTACCGCATTAATCCCAACTCCTCAGGATCTCTGCTCAGGATCTCTGCTCAGGATCACTGCTGCTAATCGCAGCTTCGCCCACGTACACTCCCCGCATTTTACACACTATCCCCTTCTGTCCACCTCCAATCCCGCTGGatctaccctccctccctcccgctctgcctgtccctccctctctgcctccctctccctccctctctgcctctccctccctccctccctttgccgccctccctccctccctgcctctccctccctctctgcctctccctccctgcctctgcctctccctccctgcctccctccctctctgcctccctccctccctgcctctccctccctgcctctgcctccctccctgcctgcctccctccctctctgcctctccctccctccctccgtgcctctccctccctccctgcccctctctctgatGGATGGGAGAGGGGGATGCCACAGTGCCAGGCAGAGGGAGGGATAGCTGGCTGCACACCttgctgtgtgagtgtgagctgcactctcgctctctctgccttgtGATGTTTGgaaatggcagtgccaacctgttgcCCAAGTTTAAAGGAGCCCGGGTTTAACGAGAGAGGGCGCCATCTACAGACAGAGCTGGAAGATTTTCCCGCAACTCCCACCAGGAACAATCCTCACCGATGATTCCTTCCCCTCCCCAAAAAGGAGCAACTTTTCACAGAGGCACCGGGAGCAATGGCAGAAGCTTGGCAGCCGCCCAGCGGCAGACACGGGGCTGGGATTCTCGCTGACGCTGCTTTCCAAACCGGGCCAGAGTTTGGATTCTCCAGGCCAGCCCCACATTGGCAAAATACCCAATTATTCTGGGGGATTTAGGAGAACGGATTCCATCCGCACTAAACAATTCAAAGCCTAAATGTAGCCAATCCcaaacatcccaaacacccccattCTCCTGGAGTCAGCGCGCTGCAGCTTCCCAGGAGGTCAGACAGCACGCCGATCGGCCACAGGAGCCATCACAGCAGCTTCCTGAACCCGGCTGAATGCAGCTGCCCACAGCCCGTGTGTGCACCGTGACTGCCCACCCCCAGCCCAGCACCCACCCCTGCCCAGCACCCACAACCTGCCCAGGACCCACCCCCTGCCCAGCACCCACCCCTGCCCAGCACCCACCCCCTGTCCagcacccaccccctgcccaggACCCACCCACTGCCCagcacccaccccctgcccaggACCCACCCCTGCCCAGCACCCACCACCTGCCCAGGACCCACCCCCTGCCCAGCACCCACCCCTGCCCAGCACCCACCCCTGCCCAGCACCCACCCCCTGTCCagcacccaccccctgcccaggACCCACCCACTGCCCagcacccaccccctgcccaggACCCACCCCTGCCCAGCACCCaccacctgcccaggacacaccccctgcccagcacccaccccctgcccaggACCCACCCATGCCCAGCACCCACCACCTGCCCAGGACCCACCCCCTGCCCagcacccaccccctgcccaggACCCACCCCTGCCCAGCACCCACCACCTGCCCAGGACCCACCCCTGCCCAGCACCCACCACCTGCCCAGGACCCACCCCCTGCCCagcacccaccccctgcccaggACCCACCCCTGCCCAGCACCCACCACCTGCCCAGGACCCACCCCCTGCCCagcacccaccccctgcccaggacccacccatgcccagcacccaccccctgcccagcacccaccccctgcccagcATCCACCCCGGCCCAGCACCCACCCCTGCACAGGACCCACCCCCTGCCCAGGACCCACCCCTGCCCAGAACCCACCCCCTGCCCAGCACCCATCCCCTGCCCAGCATCCACCCCGGCCAAGCACCCacccctgcccaggacacaccccctgcccagcacccaccccctgcccagcacccaccccctgcccagcATCCACCCCGGCCCAGCACCCACCCCTGCCCAGGACCCAGCCCCTGCCCAGCATCCACCCCCTGCCCAGCACCCACCCCTGCCCAGGACCCACGCCCTGCCCAGGACCCACCCCTGCCCAGAACCCACCCCCTGCCCAGGACCCACCcctgcccagcacccaccccagcccagcacccaccccctgcccagcATCCACCCCGGCCCAGCACCCACCCCTGCCTAGGACCCACCCCATGCCCAGCAACCACCCCCTGCCCAGGACCCACCCCTGTCCAGCACCCACTCCCTGCCCAGCACCCACCACTTGCCCAGCATCCACCCCGGCCCAGCACCCACCCCagcccaggacacactccctgCCCAGCACCCACCCCTGCCCAGGACCCAACCCCTGCCCagcacccaccccctgcccagcACCCATCCATGCCCAGGACCCACCCCTGCCCAGCACCCACCCCGTGACCAGCAACCACCCCTGCCCAGCACCCACCACTGCCCAGGACCCACCCCCTGCCCAGCACCCACCCCTGCCCAGGACGCACCTCCTGCCCAGGACCCACCCACTGCCCAGCACACACCCCTGTCCAGGACCCACCCCCTGCCCAGGACCCACCCCCTGCCCAGAACCCACACCCTGCCCAGCACCCACCCCTGCCCAGGATCCACCCCCTGCCCAGTACTCACTCCCTGCCCAGCACCCACCCCTGCCCAGCACCATCCCATGCCCAGCACCCACCcctgcccagcacccaccccatgcccagcacccacccaagcccaggacccaccccctgcccagcacccaccccatgcCCAGCACCCACCTCTGCCCAGGACCCTCCCCCTGCCCAGGACCCAGCCCTGCCCAAGTCCCACCCCCTGCCCAGcacccagtcactctcactcactcattcactcactcacacactcacccattcactcactcactcacccatttactcgctctctcatccactcactcactcacccactcaaccattaactcactcgctcactcaaccactcactcactcactcacccattcactcagtctctcactcagtcactcacccattcactcactctctcactcactcactcactcactcacccattcactcactctcccactcactcactcacccactcactcactcactcactcactcactcactcgctcacccattcactcactctctcactcacttactcactcacccactcactcactcactcattcgctcactcactcattcacccattcactcactcgctcactcactcactcactcactcactcactcacccattcacacactcactcactcactcacccattcactcactctctcactcactcaccaactcactcactcactcactcacacacccattcacacactcactcactcactcacccactcactcactcgctcacccattcactcactctctcactcacttactcactcacccactcactcactcactcactcattcgctcactcactcattcacccattcactcactcgctcactcactcacccactcacccattcacccattcactcacttgctcactcactctctcactcacttactcactcacccactcactcactcactcactcatttgcttactcactcattcacccattcactcactcggtCACTCacttacccattcactcactcgctcactcactcactcactcagtcactcattcacccattcactcactcgctcactcactcactcactcactcactcactcacccattcacacactcactcactcactcacccattcacacactcactcactcacccattcactcactcactcactcactcactcaaccattcactcactcacccactcactcacactctcactcactcaaccattcactcactcactcacccactcagtcactcattcacccattcactcactcgctcactcactcactcactcacccattcacacactcactcactcactcacccattcacacactcactcactcacccattcactcactcactcactcactcactcaaccattcactcactcacccactcactcacactctcactcactcaaccattcactcactcactcacccactcactcactcgatcattcactcactcactcacccattcactcactctctcactcactcacccactcactcactcactcacccattcactctctcactcactcactcactcacccactcacacattcactcacccactcactcactcacccattcactcactcgctcactcactcactcactcagtcactcattcacccattcactcactcgctcactcactcactcactcactcactcacccattcacacactcactcactcactcacccattcacacactcactcactcacccattcactcactcactcactcactcaaccattcactcactcacccactcactcacactctcactcactcaaccaatcactcaatcactcacccactcactcactctctcactcactcagccattcactcactcactcacccattcactcactcgctcattcactcactcactcacccattcactcactctctcactcactcacccactcactcactcactcacccactcacgcacacactcacccattcactctctcactcactcactcactcacccactcacccactcactcacactctcactcactcaaccaatcactcaatcactcacccactcactcactctctcactcactcagccattcactcactcactcacccattcactcactcgctcattcactcactcactcacccattcactcactctctcactcactctcactcaatcactcactcacccactcactcactcactcactcacccattcactcactcatccactcactcactcactcacccatttactcactcaccctctcactcactcaccaattcactcactcactcactcacccatcactcactcactcactcactcacccattcactcactctctctctcactcactcacccactcactcactcacccattcactcactctctcactcactcaaccattcactcactcactcaccaactcactcacttgctcattcattgactcactcacccattcactcactctctcactcactcacccactcactcactcactcacccactcactcactcacccattcactctatcaatcactcactcacacactcacccactcacccactcactcactcactcacctaccgagtcaatcactcactcactcacccacccactcattcaatcactcacccactcactcactcactcacccattcactcactcactcactcacccactcattcactcactcactcactcactcacccactcactcactcacccattcactcactaactcactcactcacatacccactcactcactcactcactcacccactcactcaatcactcactcacccattcactcacccactcactcactcacccattcactcacccactcacacactctctcactcactcactcacccacacactcgctcactcactcacccattcactctctctcactcactcacccactcactcactcacttacccattcactcactctctcactaatacactcactcactcacccattcactctctctcactcactcacacactcacacactcactcacccactcacttactcactcacccattcactcattcactctctcaataactcactcacaaatccactcactcactcattcacacactcacacattcactcactcactcacctgctcactcactcactcattcactcacttacccactcactcaatcactcactgactcacccattcactcactcactcactcattcactcactcgcccactcactcactcactcaaccattaactcacacgctcactcaaccactcactcactcactcacccattcactcactctctcactcaatcactcacccatgcactcactctcgcactcactcactcactcactcacccattcactcactctcccactcactgactcacccactcactcactcacccactcactcactcgctcagccattcactcactctctcactcacttactcactcacccactcactcactcactcactcattcgctcATTCACTGATTCACccattcacacactcgctcactcactcactcactcactcactcacccattcacacagtcactcattcactcacccacacacacactcacccattcactcacactctcactcactcaaccattcactcactgaaccactcactcacactctcactcactcaaccattcactcactcactcacccactcactcactcgatcattcactcacttactcacccatacactcactctctcactcactcacccactcactcactcactcacccactcactcactcactcactcacccattcactctctcactcactcactcactcacccatacactcaatctctcactcactcacccactcattcactcactcacccactcactcactcactcacccattcacactctcactcactcactcactcacccactcacacattcactcacccactcactcactcacccattcactcactctcactcaaccactcactcacccactcactcactcactcactcacccattcactcactcacccactcactcactcactctcccattcactcactcactcactcacccactcactcactcaccaattcactcactcactcactcacccacccactcactcactcactcacccattcactcactctctctctcactcaccaactcactcactcactc
This window contains:
- the LOC140427207 gene encoding protocadherin-1-like isoform X2, which gives rise to MDLPCVPTLLWLLLFLWPLPVCRAQNSVKFSLPEEQPPNTLIGNPGETLGLEKNNRLFKLEIGKPFLRVDETGGNLYTTETPIDREDMSCESPMECFLEFEISVTDTLYYTVPVLVEGKVLIVDINDNTPSFSSPVISISIPEHTNAGTIVNIPTATDRDAGTNGVASYEVLGTETHGLFSLQVAEEHGEKLPQLIVTGRLDREQRDTYDLTIRVVDGGKPPRTSTAILRIAVLDINDNAPKFERSSYEGTVEENSPVGTSILQVRATDLDLGDNSQIEYTFAQAAESARRLLRLDKSSGWITVQRPVDREQVSQFKFFVHAKDKAPIPKQDRAAVIITVRDKNDNAPSIEIRGIGLVTHKDGVANIDEDVSIDSPVAVVQVSDRDEGENAAVTCIVAGDVPFQLKPASGSSSERKKKFFLQTTTPLDYESVQEYLIEIVAVDSGNPPLSSSNTLKVQVVDVNDNAPVFTQNVIRVSLHENNQPYNTIVKVEATDADSGSNAELTYSLHPDSSTQGLFDINPDTGEIRVNSILDREEQEHYEFKVAAADKGTPSLKGTATVVVNVLDENDNDPKFMLNSYSFSVRENLPPSSPVGMVTVTDADKDMNAQVTLFVDPDNGEFEIQNGTGTILSRVSFDRERQSTYTFQLKAVDGGTPPRSAYVSVTINVLDENDNTPFITQPSNSTFQHMNPLTTIGAQVDQVKAEDMDIGANANLTYSIVGGNPFDLFQVSPGGSVTLEKEILRRHYGLHRLVVRVTDGGTPARFATALVHIYVNDTMVNVSLVEALVGHSLNTPLDVDIAGDPEYEKSKQRSNVLFGVIAGIIAVILVIVIVVLIRYCRQKEAKSGYQAGKKESKDLYTPKQTNKNIKHKIKKNKPPKPSKPLEDDETGAQRGLQFNLINESSSDSPRIHLPLNCNPGSPDLGRHYRSNSPLPSIQLHPQSPTAGKKHQVVQDLPATNTFVGTGDNNSTGSDQYSDYSYKANPPKYNKQLPHRRVTFSTANQSQDLQDPSQHSYYDSGLEESETPSSKSSSGPRLGPLALPEDHYERTTPDGSIGEMEHPENAWYGACSAQDRRKLHKVVNVAQSITQTSLPSIDSIYNSRCLRKAASIIKDPTHPGHTLFHLLPSGKRYQSLRSRTNRLKNSFFPTAIRLVNGPTWY
- the LOC140427207 gene encoding protocadherin-1-like isoform X5, which translates into the protein MDLPCVPTLLWLLLFLWPLPVCRAQNSVKFSLPEEQPPNTLIGNPGETLGLEKNNRLFKLEIGKPFLRVDETGGNLYTTETPIDREDMSCESPMECFLEFEISVTDTLYYTVPVLVEGKVLIVDINDNTPSFSSPVISISIPEHTNAGTIVNIPTATDRDAGTNGVASYEVLGTETHGLFSLQVAEEHGEKLPQLIVTGRLDREQRDTYDLTIRVVDGGKPPRTSTAILRIAVLDINDNAPKFERSSYEGTVEENSPVGTSILQVRATDLDLGDNSQIEYTFAQAAESARRLLRLDKSSGWITVQRPVDREQVSQFKFFVHAKDKAPIPKQDRAAVIITVRDKNDNAPSIEIRGIGLVTHKDGVANIDEDVSIDSPVAVVQVSDRDEGENAAVTCIVAGDVPFQLKPASGSSSERKKKFFLQTTTPLDYESVQEYLIEIVAVDSGNPPLSSSNTLKVQVVDVNDNAPVFTQNVIRVSLHENNQPYNTIVKVEATDADSGSNAELTYSLHPDSSTQGLFDINPDTGEIRVNSILDREEQEHYEFKVAAADKGTPSLKGTATVVVNVLDENDNDPKFMLNSYSFSVRENLPPSSPVGMVTVTDADKDMNAQVTLFVDPDNGEFEIQNGTGTILSRVSFDRERQSTYTFQLKAVDGGTPPRSAYVSVTINVLDENDNTPFITQPSNSTFQHMNPLTTIGAQVDQVKAEDMDIGANANLTYSIVGGNPFDLFQVSPGGSVTLEKEILRRHYGLHRLVVRVTDGGTPARFATALVHIYVNDTMVNVSLVEALVGHSLNTPLDVDIAGDPEYEKSKQRSNVLFGVIAGIIAVILVIVIVVLIRYCRQKEAKSGYQAGKKESKDLYTPKQTNKNIKHKIKKNKPPKPSKPLEDDETGAQRGLQFNLINESSSDSPRIHLPLNCNPGSPDLGRHYRSNSPLPSIQLHPQSPTAGKKHQVVQDLPATNTFVGTGDNNSTGSDQYSDYSYKANPPKYNKQLPHRRVTFSTANQSQDLQDPSQHSYYDSGLEESETPSSKSSSGPRLGPLALPEDHYERTTPDGSIGEMEHPENELHRCHVRHELQCGLN